From the Deinococcus misasensis DSM 22328 genome, one window contains:
- a CDS encoding replication-associated recombination protein A, with protein sequence MTLFEPPPPLAERLRPTNLDEVYGQRHLLAPGKPLRRMLEGGFLSSLILWGPPGVGKTTLARLISRTAKAHFIQLSAVTAGIKDVREAVEVAQRNRTKGERTVLFLDEIHRFNKAQQDALLPHVESGLLTLIGATTENPSFEVNPALRSRARTLVLKPLTDEDISGLLDRALSDPRGLPGVTFSPEARELLIQLADGDARRSLGALEVASTISNPITPEAVKEAFGTHVPSMDKQGEDFYNLISALHKSVRASHVDGALYWLARMVAGGADPIYIARRIVRMAAEDIGLADPNALKLAMSAQQAMHLLGSPEGELALAQVVVYLALAPKSNSVYKAWGEVLRMAEEDRQHPIPMHLRNAVTGLMKSQGYGKSYAYYFDDPEGSFAQRYLPDELLDASFYAPTGEGWESRVRERWSALQQKHHKEKP encoded by the coding sequence GTGACCCTCTTTGAACCCCCACCTCCACTTGCTGAACGCCTGAGACCCACAAATCTGGATGAGGTGTACGGCCAGAGGCATCTGCTTGCCCCCGGCAAACCCCTCAGGCGCATGCTGGAAGGTGGTTTCCTGAGTTCCTTGATCCTCTGGGGGCCTCCGGGGGTCGGGAAGACCACGCTGGCCCGTCTGATCTCCCGGACTGCCAAAGCACATTTCATTCAGCTTTCGGCGGTGACAGCAGGCATCAAAGATGTGCGAGAGGCCGTCGAGGTGGCACAGAGGAACCGCACAAAAGGTGAGCGCACCGTGCTGTTTCTGGATGAAATTCACCGCTTCAACAAGGCACAGCAAGACGCTCTGCTTCCCCATGTGGAAAGCGGTCTCCTCACCCTGATTGGGGCCACCACCGAAAACCCCAGTTTTGAAGTGAACCCGGCGTTGCGTTCCAGAGCCCGCACTCTGGTTTTGAAACCCCTGACCGATGAGGACATCTCGGGCCTGCTGGACCGTGCCCTCTCTGACCCCAGAGGTTTGCCGGGGGTGACCTTTTCGCCAGAAGCCAGAGAACTGCTGATTCAACTGGCCGATGGGGACGCCAGAAGGTCGCTGGGGGCTCTGGAAGTGGCTTCCACCATTTCCAATCCCATCACTCCGGAGGCGGTCAAAGAGGCGTTTGGCACCCATGTTCCCAGCATGGACAAACAGGGTGAGGATTTCTACAACCTGATTTCTGCGCTTCACAAGAGCGTCCGGGCTTCCCATGTGGATGGTGCCCTGTACTGGTTGGCTCGGATGGTGGCTGGTGGGGCGGACCCCATCTACATTGCTCGCAGGATTGTTCGGATGGCGGCAGAAGACATCGGCCTTGCAGATCCCAACGCCCTGAAACTGGCCATGAGCGCCCAGCAAGCCATGCACCTGCTGGGAAGCCCAGAGGGAGAACTGGCTCTGGCACAGGTGGTGGTTTATCTGGCTCTGGCCCCCAAATCGAACAGCGTCTACAAAGCGTGGGGTGAAGTCCTGCGCATGGCTGAAGAAGACCGCCAGCATCCCATCCCCATGCACCTGCGCAATGCCGTCACAGGCTTGATGAAATCCCAGGGATATGGCAAAAGCTATGCTTATTATTTTGATGATCCAGAGGGGTCTTTTGCGCAAAGGTATTTGCCAGATGAACTGCTGGATGCTTCCTTTTATGCGCCCACAGGGGAGGGCTGGGAGTCTCGGGTCAGGGAGCGCTGGTCGGCTCTGCAACAGAAACACCACAAAGAAAAACCCTGA